One segment of Fusarium oxysporum f. sp. lycopersici 4287 chromosome 7, whole genome shotgun sequence DNA contains the following:
- a CDS encoding Ras-like protein Rab-6B, with amino-acid sequence MSQAGGSYNNPLKKFKLVFLGEQSVGKTSLITRFMYDSFDNMYQATIGIDFLSKTMYLEDRTVRLQLWDTAGQERFRSLIPSYIRDSSVAVVVYDISNAKSFQNTKKWIDDVRAERGNDVIIVLVGNKTDLNDKREVTTQQGEEEAKKNNLMFVETSAKLGHNVKNLFKRIAQALPGMEGSDAAAQASNQMIDVKTNNSQQSQEGCAC; translated from the exons ATGTCGCAAGCTGGCGGATCATACAATAACCccttgaagaagttcaa GTTGGTGTTTCTAGGAGAACAGAGCG TCGGGAAGACCTCTTTAATCACACGATTCATGTATGATTCTTTCGACAACATGTATCAAGCGACAATTGGCATTGATTTCCTCTCCAAG ACCATGTACCTCGAGGACCGCACGGTGCGACTGCAGCTATGGGATACTGCTGGACAAGAACGATTCCGAAGCTTGATTCCTTCTTACATTCGCGATTCAAGCGTAGCTGTTGTTGTCTATGACATCTCTA ACGCTAAGTCATttcaaaacaccaagaagtGGATCGACGACGTACGAGCCGAGCGAGGTAACGATGTTATTATTGTGCTGGTTGGAAACAAGACGGATTTGAACGACAAGCGGGAAGTGACCACACAGcagggagaggaggaggcaaagaagaacaaccTGATGTTTGTCGAGACAAGCGCAAAGCTGGGCCACAACGTCAAGAACCTGTTCAAGAGGATAGCACAAGCCTTGCCTGGCATGGAGGGAAGCGATGCCGCGGCGCAAGCTTCTAATCAGA TGATTGATGTCAAGACGAACAACTCGCAGCAGTCGCAAGAAGGCTGCGCATGCTAA
- a CDS encoding Ras-like protein Rab-6B, with amino-acid sequence MYDSFDNMYQATIGIDFLSKTMYLEDRTVRLQLWDTAGQERFRSLIPSYIRDSSVAVVVYDISNAKSFQNTKKWIDDVRAERGNDVIIVLVGNKTDLNDKREVTTQQGEEEAKKNNLMFVETSAKLGHNVKNLFKRIAQALPGMEGSDAAAQASNQMIDVKTNNSQQSQEGCAC; translated from the exons ATGTATGATTCTTTCGACAACATGTATCAAGCGACAATTGGCATTGATTTCCTCTCCAAG ACCATGTACCTCGAGGACCGCACGGTGCGACTGCAGCTATGGGATACTGCTGGACAAGAACGATTCCGAAGCTTGATTCCTTCTTACATTCGCGATTCAAGCGTAGCTGTTGTTGTCTATGACATCTCTA ACGCTAAGTCATttcaaaacaccaagaagtGGATCGACGACGTACGAGCCGAGCGAGGTAACGATGTTATTATTGTGCTGGTTGGAAACAAGACGGATTTGAACGACAAGCGGGAAGTGACCACACAGcagggagaggaggaggcaaagaagaacaaccTGATGTTTGTCGAGACAAGCGCAAAGCTGGGCCACAACGTCAAGAACCTGTTCAAGAGGATAGCACAAGCCTTGCCTGGCATGGAGGGAAGCGATGCCGCGGCGCAAGCTTCTAATCAGA TGATTGATGTCAAGACGAACAACTCGCAGCAGTCGCAAGAAGGCTGCGCATGCTAA
- a CDS encoding Ras-like protein Rab-6B translates to MYLEDRTVRLQLWDTAGQERFRSLIPSYIRDSSVAVVVYDISNAKSFQNTKKWIDDVRAERGNDVIIVLVGNKTDLNDKREVTTQQGEEEAKKNNLMFVETSAKLGHNVKNLFKRIAQALPGMEGSDAAAQASNQMIDVKTNNSQQSQEGCAC, encoded by the exons ATGTACCTCGAGGACCGCACGGTGCGACTGCAGCTATGGGATACTGCTGGACAAGAACGATTCCGAAGCTTGATTCCTTCTTACATTCGCGATTCAAGCGTAGCTGTTGTTGTCTATGACATCTCTA ACGCTAAGTCATttcaaaacaccaagaagtGGATCGACGACGTACGAGCCGAGCGAGGTAACGATGTTATTATTGTGCTGGTTGGAAACAAGACGGATTTGAACGACAAGCGGGAAGTGACCACACAGcagggagaggaggaggcaaagaagaacaaccTGATGTTTGTCGAGACAAGCGCAAAGCTGGGCCACAACGTCAAGAACCTGTTCAAGAGGATAGCACAAGCCTTGCCTGGCATGGAGGGAAGCGATGCCGCGGCGCAAGCTTCTAATCAGA TGATTGATGTCAAGACGAACAACTCGCAGCAGTCGCAAGAAGGCTGCGCATGCTAA
- a CDS encoding ribose 5-phosphate isomerase A: MKWLSHLSTRKSPALVGTASFLPTNSLMKHYIIPKPSILSSASTYHTFHSTTTLAPGARFFSTQLPYTSPRYLPTTPRHPHRGVLHIPPTHIRSYKQTQGLSLTYRSNPRAMSSAANLVESAKKLAAYQAVNDHLDASYKFVGIGSGSTVVYVVDAIVSKGPEFYKEMTFIPTGSQSKGLIRAAGLNLVNLDERPVVDGLPVPLDVAFDGADEVDEDLNLIKGGGACLFQEKLVAIAAKKFIAVADYRKQSPRLCTTWKTIPIEVLPLSAPDVLTRLRAMGSANPVVRSGLPSKAGECVTDNGMWLIDAPFSPLLLPKDIRSEGDGRGKDGAWEVNALAEELVRTPGIVEIGLFHGFNGSEAVKLGKQLQAQKPIAAYFGLANGEVQVQNAA, translated from the exons ATGAAGTGGCTTTCACATCTCTCCACTAGAAAGTCGCCGGCTCTGGTCGGAACTGCGTCTTTTCTTCCTACAAACTCTCTCATGAAACACTATATTATCCCGAAACCATCCATACTGTCCTCAGCTTCCACATATCATACTTTCCACTCAACTACAACGTTGGCTCCAGGTGCTAGGTTCTTCTCAACTCAATTACCCTACACTTCTCCACGATATCTCCCCACCACCCCTCGTCATCCGCACCGCGGGGTCCTGCACATCCCACCAACCCACATACGCAGCTATAAACAGACTCAAGGTCTCAGTCTCACTTACAGGTCCAATCCGAGAGCCATGTCTTCAGCAGCAAACCTAGTCGAATCGGCCAAGAAATTGGCCGCCTACCAGGCAGTCAATGACCACCTCGATGCTTCTTACAAGTTCGTCGGCATTGGTTCTGGCAGTACTGTTGTTTACGTTGTCGACGCCATTGTCAGCAAGGGTCCTGAGTTTTACAAGGAAATGACCTTTATTCCTACTGGAAGCCAGTCAAAGGGTCTCATTCGCGCTGCTGGTCTCAACCTTGTCAATCTTGATGAGAGACCTGTCGTGGATGGGCTTCCTGTTCCTCTTGATGTTGCCTTCGACGGCGCTGACGAGGTTGACGAGGATCTCAATCTTATCAAGGGTGGTGGTGCTTGTCTGTTCCAGGAGAAACTGGTAGCAATTGCTGCTAAGAAGTTCATTGCCGTCGCTG ATTACCGAAAGCAATCTCCCAGATTATGTACCACCTGGAAGACCATTCCCATTGAGGTCCTTCCCCTATCTGCCCCTGATGTTTTGACCCGTCTTCGAGCCATGGGCTCAGCCAACCCTGTTGTCCGTTCAGGCCTCCCTAGCAAAGCTGGAGAATGCGTGACAGACAACGGTATGTGGCTTATTGACGCCCCATTTTCTCCCTTGCTTCTTCCCAAGGACATCAGGTCGGAAGGGGATGGTCGTGGAAAGGACGGTGCCTGGGAAGTTAATGCGCTCGCTGAGGAATTGGTTCGAACCCCTGGCATCGTTGAAATTGGACTGTTCCACGGCTTTAACGGCAGTGAAGCCGTGAAGCTGGGCAAGCAACTTCAAGCACAGAAGCCAATTGCTGCTTATTTCGGCCTCGCCAATGGTGAGGTGCAAGTACAAAATGCGGCTTGA